From Salarias fasciatus chromosome 5, fSalaFa1.1, whole genome shotgun sequence, a single genomic window includes:
- the smarcc2 gene encoding SWI/SNF complex subunit SMARCC2 isoform X2 — MAVRKKDGGPNVKYFEASDTVSQFDNVRVWLGKNYKKYIQAEPPTNKSLSSLVVQLLQFQEEVFGRHVSNPPLTKLPMKCFLDFKSGGALCHILAAAYKFKSDQGWRRFDFQNPSRMDRNVEMFMTIEKSLVQNNCLTRPVIYLSSDIEPKLLSKLKDIIKRHQGSVTEDKAASSHVVVPIPTSLEEEEWVRPVMKRDKQVLLHWGYFPDSYDTWIPASEIEAAVEDPPSPEKPRKVHAKWILDLDQYNEWMNEEDYEVGEGCPKRKRISAKTLTDEVTTPDERRDKKPGSAKKRKRSPSPSPTPPPQESKKKNTKKGPTTPYTKSKRGQREEEQEDASKDLDESSPVPASEEGNPAKTNNTKKDADSTPVKGGTDMDEQEDESMETTGKEEEEGSPSVKGEPVKGSDLHEDNVTEQTHHIIIPSYAAWFDYNSVHAIERRALPEFFNGKNKSKTPEIYLAYRNFMIDTYRLNPQEYLTSTACRRNLAGDVCAIMRVHAFLEQWGLINYQVDSESRPTPMGPPPTSHFHVLADTPSSLVPLQPKASQTPATQQMMSFPDKVKDKPADLQNFGLRTDMYNKKTGSAKSKSGASSMREWTEQETLLLLEGLEMYKDDWNKVSEHVGSRTQDECILHFLRLPIEDPYLEEGSSTLGPLAYQPIPFSQAGNPVMSTVAFLASVVDPRVASAAAKSALEEFSRMKEEVPAALVEAHVRRVEEAARVSGRQDPLYGLEGSGIAGTGLEEGERPDESSDESKSDSQSTEDKRETKDSKEGAVEEEEKQTENGKKEEERGREAEGEREADKTESEMGDAEKEKDGKEGAEEGQRDGDSEGERKAKVERDVGEGNLATAAASALAAAAVKAKHLAAVEERKIKSLVALLVETQMKKLEIKLRHFEELETIMDREREALEYQRQQLLADRQSFHMEQLKYAEMRARQQHFQQIQHQQHSQAGGGPHSNPAASGPPAQAAAASQQAPSTPAPQPAPSPAPPASSALAPETQPPAGAHSSPPCPAGQAPATHSSSSATPALHEPNAPLPGETLHPSAPVPPPQ; from the exons ATGGCGGTGCGGAAGAAAGACGGCGGCCCGAATGTAAAATATTTCGAAGCGTCTGATACCGTTTCTCAGTTTGATAATGTCCGCGTCTGGCTGGGAAAGAATTACAAAAAG tACATCCAGGCCGAGCCCCCCACCAACAAGTCCCTGTCCAGCCTGGtggtccagctgctgcagttccAGGAGGAGGTGTTCGGCCGGCATGTCAGCAACCCTCCACTCACCAAGCTGCCA atgAAGTGTTTCCTGGACTTCAAGTCAGGAGGGGCGCTCTGCCACATCCTGGCCGCTGCCTACAAGTTCAAGAGTGACCAAGGATG GCGCAGGTTTGACTTCCAGAATCCGTCGAGGATGGACCGAAATGTGGAAATGTTCATGACCATCGAGAAGTCCTTAGTGCAG AACAACTGCCTGACGAGGCCGGTCATCTATCTGAGCTCCGACATCGAGCCCAAACTGCTCAGCAAACTGAAAGACATCATCAAAAGACATCAG GGCTCCGTGACTGAGGACAAAGCTGCCAGCTCTCATGTCGTTGTGCCTATTCCCACCAGTCTGGAGGAAG AGGAGTGGGTCCGTCCTGTGATGAAGAGAGATAAACAAGTGCTGCTTCACTGGGGATATTTTCCTGACAG TTATGACACCTGGATCCCAGCCAGTGAAATTgaggctgcagtggaggatcctcCGAGCCCCGAAAAGCCCAGGAAG GTTCATGCAAAGTGGATTTTAGACCTGGATCAGTACAATGAGTGGATGAATGAGGAGGACTACGAGGTGGGAGAGGGCTGTCCTAAGAGGAAGAGAATCTCTGCCAAGACCCTGACAGACGAGGTGACCACACCCGACGAGCGCCGGGACAAAAAGCCCGGCAGTGCCAAGAAGAGGAAGCGCTCCCCATCGccatcccccaccccccctcctcaggagagcaagaagaagaacacTAAGAAAGG gCCAACGACCCCGTATACCAAGTCTAAACGGggccagagggaggaggagcaggaggacgcGTCGAAGGACCTGGATGAATCGTCACCTGTTCCAGCGTCTGAGGAGGGAAACCCGGCCAAGACAA ATAACACCAAAAAGGACGCTGATTCAACCCCAGTCAAGGGAGGCACAGATATGG ACGAACAAGAGGATGAGTCCATGGAAACCACAGGAAAG gaagaggaggaaggctcTCCGAGTGTGAAGGGGGAGCCTGTTAAAGGCTCAGACCTTCATGAGGACAACGTGACGGAGCAAACCCACCACATCATCATCCCCAGTTACGCCGCCTGGTTCGACTATAACAG tgttCATGCCATCGAGCGCAGAGCTCTGCCAGAGTTTTTCAACGGGAAGAACAAATCCAAAACCCCAGAGAT TTATCTAGCATACAGGAACTTCATGATTGACACCTACCGCCTGAACCCCCAGGAGTACCTGACCTCCACCGCCTGCCGCAGGAACCTGGCAGGAGACGTGTGCGCCATCATGAG AGTTCACGCGTTTCTGGAGCAGTGGGGACTCATCAACTACCAGGTGGACTCGGAGAGCCGGCCCACCCCGATGGGCCCCCCGCCCACCTCCCACTTCCACGTCCTGGCAGACACTCCGTCCAGCCTCGTGCCCCTGCAGCCCAAGGCCTCTCAG ACCCCGGCCACTCAGCAGATGATGTCGTTCCCCGATAAAGTGAAGGACAAGCCGGCAGATCTGCAAAACTTTGGCCTGCGGACCGACATGTACAACAAGAAGACCGGCTCTGCAAAG AGCAAAAGTGGAGCCAGCTCCATGCGGGAGTGGACAGAACAAGAAACACTACTACTACTCGAG GGTTTGGAGATGTACAAAGACGACTGGAACAAGGTGTCTGAGCACGTGGGCAGCCGCACGCAGGACGAATGCATCCTGCACTTCCTGCGGCTGCCCATCGAAGATCCGTACCTGGAGGAGGGCTCCTCCACCCTCGGGCCCCTGGCCTACCAGCCCATCCCGTTCAGCCAGGCGGGGAACCCCGTCATGAGCACCGTGGCCTTCCTGGCCTCCGTGGTGGACCCCCGAGTGGCGTCGGCCGCCGCAAAGTCGGCTCTGG AGGAATTTTCCCGCATGAAGGAGGAGGTTCCTGCGGCGCTCGTGGAGGCTCACGTTCGCCGTGTGGAGGAGGCGGCGAGAGTCAGCGGGCGCCAGGACCCCCTGTACGGCCTGGAGGGCAGCGGCATCGCAGGCACCGGCCTGGAGGAGGGCGAGAGGCCCG ATGAAAGCAGTGATGAAAGTAAGAGTGACAGCCAGTCGACGGAGGACAAGAGAGAGACCAAG GACAGTAAAGAGGGAGCAgtcgaggaagaggagaagcagacagagaacgggaagaaggaggaagaacGAGGAAGAGAAgccgaaggagagagagaggcggacaAAACAGAGTCGGAGATGG GTGACGCGGAAAAAGAGAAGGATGGAAAGGAGGGGGcagaagaaggacagagagacggagacagcgagggagagaggaaagCGAAGGTGGAGCGTGATGTGGGCGAGGGGAACCtggccaccgccgccgcctccgctctggcggctgctgctgtcaaAGCCAAG CATCTGGCCGCTGTCGAGGAGAGGAAGATCAAATCTCTGGTGGCTCTGCTGGTGGAGACCCAAATGAAGAAGCTTGAGATTAAACTGCGACACTTTGAGGAACTGGAAACCATCAtggacagagagcgagaggct CTGGAATaccagcggcagcagctgctggccgaCCGCCAGTCGTTCCACATGGAGCAGCTGAAGTACGCCGAGATGCGCGCCCGCCAGCAGCACTTCCAGCAGatccagcaccagcagcacagcCAGGCCGGGGGGGGTCCCCACTCCAACCCGGCGGCGTCGGGCCCGCCCGCCCAGGCGGCGGCCGCCAGTCAGCAGGCTCCCAGCACGCCGGCGCCGCAGCCGGCCCCGAGCCCCGCGCCGCCGGCCTCCTCGGCCCTGGCGCCGGAGACCCAGCCGCCCGCCGGCGCTCACAGCTCGCCCCCCTGCCCCGCCGGCCAGGCCCCCGCCACTCACTCCAGCTCCAGCGCCACGCCCGCACTTCACG AGCCCAACGCCCCGTTGCCCGGGGAAACGCTCCACCCCTCCGCTCCggtccctcctccacagtga
- the smarcc2 gene encoding SWI/SNF complex subunit SMARCC2 isoform X1 encodes MAVRKKDGGPNVKYFEASDTVSQFDNVRVWLGKNYKKYIQAEPPTNKSLSSLVVQLLQFQEEVFGRHVSNPPLTKLPMKCFLDFKSGGALCHILAAAYKFKSDQGWRRFDFQNPSRMDRNVEMFMTIEKSLVQNNCLTRPVIYLSSDIEPKLLSKLKDIIKRHQGSVTEDKAASSHVVVPIPTSLEEEEWVRPVMKRDKQVLLHWGYFPDSYDTWIPASEIEAAVEDPPSPEKPRKVHAKWILDLDQYNEWMNEEDYEVGEGCPKRKRISAKTLTDEVTTPDERRDKKPGSAKKRKRSPSPSPTPPPQESKKKNTKKGPTTPYTKSKRGQREEEQEDASKDLDESSPVPASEEGNPAKTNNTKKDADSTPVKGGTDMDEQEDESMETTGKEEEEGSPSVKGEPVKGSDLHEDNVTEQTHHIIIPSYAAWFDYNSVHAIERRALPEFFNGKNKSKTPEIYLAYRNFMIDTYRLNPQEYLTSTACRRNLAGDVCAIMRVHAFLEQWGLINYQVDSESRPTPMGPPPTSHFHVLADTPSSLVPLQPKASQTPATQQMMSFPDKVKDKPADLQNFGLRTDMYNKKTGSAKSKSGASSMREWTEQETLLLLEGLEMYKDDWNKVSEHVGSRTQDECILHFLRLPIEDPYLEEGSSTLGPLAYQPIPFSQAGNPVMSTVAFLASVVDPRVASAAAKSALEEFSRMKEEVPAALVEAHVRRVEEAARVSGRQDPLYGLEGSGIAGTGLEEGERPGMTDTPSTRGSRRSIKDAERFFSLDESSDESKSDSQSTEDKRETKDSKEGAVEEEEKQTENGKKEEERGREAEGEREADKTESEMGDAEKEKDGKEGAEEGQRDGDSEGERKAKVERDVGEGNLATAAASALAAAAVKAKHLAAVEERKIKSLVALLVETQMKKLEIKLRHFEELETIMDREREALEYQRQQLLADRQSFHMEQLKYAEMRARQQHFQQIQHQQHSQAGGGPHSNPAASGPPAQAAAASQQAPSTPAPQPAPSPAPPASSALAPETQPPAGAHSSPPCPAGQAPATHSSSSATPALHEPNAPLPGETLHPSAPVPPPQ; translated from the exons ATGGCGGTGCGGAAGAAAGACGGCGGCCCGAATGTAAAATATTTCGAAGCGTCTGATACCGTTTCTCAGTTTGATAATGTCCGCGTCTGGCTGGGAAAGAATTACAAAAAG tACATCCAGGCCGAGCCCCCCACCAACAAGTCCCTGTCCAGCCTGGtggtccagctgctgcagttccAGGAGGAGGTGTTCGGCCGGCATGTCAGCAACCCTCCACTCACCAAGCTGCCA atgAAGTGTTTCCTGGACTTCAAGTCAGGAGGGGCGCTCTGCCACATCCTGGCCGCTGCCTACAAGTTCAAGAGTGACCAAGGATG GCGCAGGTTTGACTTCCAGAATCCGTCGAGGATGGACCGAAATGTGGAAATGTTCATGACCATCGAGAAGTCCTTAGTGCAG AACAACTGCCTGACGAGGCCGGTCATCTATCTGAGCTCCGACATCGAGCCCAAACTGCTCAGCAAACTGAAAGACATCATCAAAAGACATCAG GGCTCCGTGACTGAGGACAAAGCTGCCAGCTCTCATGTCGTTGTGCCTATTCCCACCAGTCTGGAGGAAG AGGAGTGGGTCCGTCCTGTGATGAAGAGAGATAAACAAGTGCTGCTTCACTGGGGATATTTTCCTGACAG TTATGACACCTGGATCCCAGCCAGTGAAATTgaggctgcagtggaggatcctcCGAGCCCCGAAAAGCCCAGGAAG GTTCATGCAAAGTGGATTTTAGACCTGGATCAGTACAATGAGTGGATGAATGAGGAGGACTACGAGGTGGGAGAGGGCTGTCCTAAGAGGAAGAGAATCTCTGCCAAGACCCTGACAGACGAGGTGACCACACCCGACGAGCGCCGGGACAAAAAGCCCGGCAGTGCCAAGAAGAGGAAGCGCTCCCCATCGccatcccccaccccccctcctcaggagagcaagaagaagaacacTAAGAAAGG gCCAACGACCCCGTATACCAAGTCTAAACGGggccagagggaggaggagcaggaggacgcGTCGAAGGACCTGGATGAATCGTCACCTGTTCCAGCGTCTGAGGAGGGAAACCCGGCCAAGACAA ATAACACCAAAAAGGACGCTGATTCAACCCCAGTCAAGGGAGGCACAGATATGG ACGAACAAGAGGATGAGTCCATGGAAACCACAGGAAAG gaagaggaggaaggctcTCCGAGTGTGAAGGGGGAGCCTGTTAAAGGCTCAGACCTTCATGAGGACAACGTGACGGAGCAAACCCACCACATCATCATCCCCAGTTACGCCGCCTGGTTCGACTATAACAG tgttCATGCCATCGAGCGCAGAGCTCTGCCAGAGTTTTTCAACGGGAAGAACAAATCCAAAACCCCAGAGAT TTATCTAGCATACAGGAACTTCATGATTGACACCTACCGCCTGAACCCCCAGGAGTACCTGACCTCCACCGCCTGCCGCAGGAACCTGGCAGGAGACGTGTGCGCCATCATGAG AGTTCACGCGTTTCTGGAGCAGTGGGGACTCATCAACTACCAGGTGGACTCGGAGAGCCGGCCCACCCCGATGGGCCCCCCGCCCACCTCCCACTTCCACGTCCTGGCAGACACTCCGTCCAGCCTCGTGCCCCTGCAGCCCAAGGCCTCTCAG ACCCCGGCCACTCAGCAGATGATGTCGTTCCCCGATAAAGTGAAGGACAAGCCGGCAGATCTGCAAAACTTTGGCCTGCGGACCGACATGTACAACAAGAAGACCGGCTCTGCAAAG AGCAAAAGTGGAGCCAGCTCCATGCGGGAGTGGACAGAACAAGAAACACTACTACTACTCGAG GGTTTGGAGATGTACAAAGACGACTGGAACAAGGTGTCTGAGCACGTGGGCAGCCGCACGCAGGACGAATGCATCCTGCACTTCCTGCGGCTGCCCATCGAAGATCCGTACCTGGAGGAGGGCTCCTCCACCCTCGGGCCCCTGGCCTACCAGCCCATCCCGTTCAGCCAGGCGGGGAACCCCGTCATGAGCACCGTGGCCTTCCTGGCCTCCGTGGTGGACCCCCGAGTGGCGTCGGCCGCCGCAAAGTCGGCTCTGG AGGAATTTTCCCGCATGAAGGAGGAGGTTCCTGCGGCGCTCGTGGAGGCTCACGTTCGCCGTGTGGAGGAGGCGGCGAGAGTCAGCGGGCGCCAGGACCCCCTGTACGGCCTGGAGGGCAGCGGCATCGCAGGCACCGGCCTGGAGGAGGGCGAGAGGCCCGGTATGACGGATACACCCTCAACACGTGGCTCCAGGAGGTCGATTAAAGACGCTGAACGGTTTTTCTCTTTAGATGAAAGCAGTGATGAAAGTAAGAGTGACAGCCAGTCGACGGAGGACAAGAGAGAGACCAAG GACAGTAAAGAGGGAGCAgtcgaggaagaggagaagcagacagagaacgggaagaaggaggaagaacGAGGAAGAGAAgccgaaggagagagagaggcggacaAAACAGAGTCGGAGATGG GTGACGCGGAAAAAGAGAAGGATGGAAAGGAGGGGGcagaagaaggacagagagacggagacagcgagggagagaggaaagCGAAGGTGGAGCGTGATGTGGGCGAGGGGAACCtggccaccgccgccgcctccgctctggcggctgctgctgtcaaAGCCAAG CATCTGGCCGCTGTCGAGGAGAGGAAGATCAAATCTCTGGTGGCTCTGCTGGTGGAGACCCAAATGAAGAAGCTTGAGATTAAACTGCGACACTTTGAGGAACTGGAAACCATCAtggacagagagcgagaggct CTGGAATaccagcggcagcagctgctggccgaCCGCCAGTCGTTCCACATGGAGCAGCTGAAGTACGCCGAGATGCGCGCCCGCCAGCAGCACTTCCAGCAGatccagcaccagcagcacagcCAGGCCGGGGGGGGTCCCCACTCCAACCCGGCGGCGTCGGGCCCGCCCGCCCAGGCGGCGGCCGCCAGTCAGCAGGCTCCCAGCACGCCGGCGCCGCAGCCGGCCCCGAGCCCCGCGCCGCCGGCCTCCTCGGCCCTGGCGCCGGAGACCCAGCCGCCCGCCGGCGCTCACAGCTCGCCCCCCTGCCCCGCCGGCCAGGCCCCCGCCACTCACTCCAGCTCCAGCGCCACGCCCGCACTTCACG AGCCCAACGCCCCGTTGCCCGGGGAAACGCTCCACCCCTCCGCTCCggtccctcctccacagtga
- the smarcc2 gene encoding SWI/SNF complex subunit SMARCC2 isoform X3, with amino-acid sequence MAVRKKDGGPNVKYFEASDTVSQFDNVRVWLGKNYKKYIQAEPPTNKSLSSLVVQLLQFQEEVFGRHVSNPPLTKLPMKCFLDFKSGGALCHILAAAYKFKSDQGWFDFQNPSRMDRNVEMFMTIEKSLVQNNCLTRPVIYLSSDIEPKLLSKLKDIIKRHQGSVTEDKAASSHVVVPIPTSLEEEEWVRPVMKRDKQVLLHWGYFPDSYDTWIPASEIEAAVEDPPSPEKPRKVHAKWILDLDQYNEWMNEEDYEVGEGCPKRKRISAKTLTDEVTTPDERRDKKPGSAKKRKRSPSPSPTPPPQESKKKNTKKGPTTPYTKSKRGQREEEQEDASKDLDESSPVPASEEGNPAKTNNTKKDADSTPVKGGTDMDEQEDESMETTGKEEEEGSPSVKGEPVKGSDLHEDNVTEQTHHIIIPSYAAWFDYNSVHAIERRALPEFFNGKNKSKTPEIYLAYRNFMIDTYRLNPQEYLTSTACRRNLAGDVCAIMRVHAFLEQWGLINYQVDSESRPTPMGPPPTSHFHVLADTPSSLVPLQPKASQTPATQQMMSFPDKVKDKPADLQNFGLRTDMYNKKTGSAKSKSGASSMREWTEQETLLLLEGLEMYKDDWNKVSEHVGSRTQDECILHFLRLPIEDPYLEEGSSTLGPLAYQPIPFSQAGNPVMSTVAFLASVVDPRVASAAAKSALEEFSRMKEEVPAALVEAHVRRVEEAARVSGRQDPLYGLEGSGIAGTGLEEGERPDESSDESKSDSQSTEDKRETKDSKEGAVEEEEKQTENGKKEEERGREAEGEREADKTESEMGDAEKEKDGKEGAEEGQRDGDSEGERKAKVERDVGEGNLATAAASALAAAAVKAKHLAAVEERKIKSLVALLVETQMKKLEIKLRHFEELETIMDREREALEYQRQQLLADRQSFHMEQLKYAEMRARQQHFQQIQHQQHSQAGGGPHSNPAASGPPAQAAAASQQAPSTPAPQPAPSPAPPASSALAPETQPPAGAHSSPPCPAGQAPATHSSSSATPALHEPNAPLPGETLHPSAPVPPPQ; translated from the exons ATGGCGGTGCGGAAGAAAGACGGCGGCCCGAATGTAAAATATTTCGAAGCGTCTGATACCGTTTCTCAGTTTGATAATGTCCGCGTCTGGCTGGGAAAGAATTACAAAAAG tACATCCAGGCCGAGCCCCCCACCAACAAGTCCCTGTCCAGCCTGGtggtccagctgctgcagttccAGGAGGAGGTGTTCGGCCGGCATGTCAGCAACCCTCCACTCACCAAGCTGCCA atgAAGTGTTTCCTGGACTTCAAGTCAGGAGGGGCGCTCTGCCACATCCTGGCCGCTGCCTACAAGTTCAAGAGTGACCAAGGATG GTTTGACTTCCAGAATCCGTCGAGGATGGACCGAAATGTGGAAATGTTCATGACCATCGAGAAGTCCTTAGTGCAG AACAACTGCCTGACGAGGCCGGTCATCTATCTGAGCTCCGACATCGAGCCCAAACTGCTCAGCAAACTGAAAGACATCATCAAAAGACATCAG GGCTCCGTGACTGAGGACAAAGCTGCCAGCTCTCATGTCGTTGTGCCTATTCCCACCAGTCTGGAGGAAG AGGAGTGGGTCCGTCCTGTGATGAAGAGAGATAAACAAGTGCTGCTTCACTGGGGATATTTTCCTGACAG TTATGACACCTGGATCCCAGCCAGTGAAATTgaggctgcagtggaggatcctcCGAGCCCCGAAAAGCCCAGGAAG GTTCATGCAAAGTGGATTTTAGACCTGGATCAGTACAATGAGTGGATGAATGAGGAGGACTACGAGGTGGGAGAGGGCTGTCCTAAGAGGAAGAGAATCTCTGCCAAGACCCTGACAGACGAGGTGACCACACCCGACGAGCGCCGGGACAAAAAGCCCGGCAGTGCCAAGAAGAGGAAGCGCTCCCCATCGccatcccccaccccccctcctcaggagagcaagaagaagaacacTAAGAAAGG gCCAACGACCCCGTATACCAAGTCTAAACGGggccagagggaggaggagcaggaggacgcGTCGAAGGACCTGGATGAATCGTCACCTGTTCCAGCGTCTGAGGAGGGAAACCCGGCCAAGACAA ATAACACCAAAAAGGACGCTGATTCAACCCCAGTCAAGGGAGGCACAGATATGG ACGAACAAGAGGATGAGTCCATGGAAACCACAGGAAAG gaagaggaggaaggctcTCCGAGTGTGAAGGGGGAGCCTGTTAAAGGCTCAGACCTTCATGAGGACAACGTGACGGAGCAAACCCACCACATCATCATCCCCAGTTACGCCGCCTGGTTCGACTATAACAG tgttCATGCCATCGAGCGCAGAGCTCTGCCAGAGTTTTTCAACGGGAAGAACAAATCCAAAACCCCAGAGAT TTATCTAGCATACAGGAACTTCATGATTGACACCTACCGCCTGAACCCCCAGGAGTACCTGACCTCCACCGCCTGCCGCAGGAACCTGGCAGGAGACGTGTGCGCCATCATGAG AGTTCACGCGTTTCTGGAGCAGTGGGGACTCATCAACTACCAGGTGGACTCGGAGAGCCGGCCCACCCCGATGGGCCCCCCGCCCACCTCCCACTTCCACGTCCTGGCAGACACTCCGTCCAGCCTCGTGCCCCTGCAGCCCAAGGCCTCTCAG ACCCCGGCCACTCAGCAGATGATGTCGTTCCCCGATAAAGTGAAGGACAAGCCGGCAGATCTGCAAAACTTTGGCCTGCGGACCGACATGTACAACAAGAAGACCGGCTCTGCAAAG AGCAAAAGTGGAGCCAGCTCCATGCGGGAGTGGACAGAACAAGAAACACTACTACTACTCGAG GGTTTGGAGATGTACAAAGACGACTGGAACAAGGTGTCTGAGCACGTGGGCAGCCGCACGCAGGACGAATGCATCCTGCACTTCCTGCGGCTGCCCATCGAAGATCCGTACCTGGAGGAGGGCTCCTCCACCCTCGGGCCCCTGGCCTACCAGCCCATCCCGTTCAGCCAGGCGGGGAACCCCGTCATGAGCACCGTGGCCTTCCTGGCCTCCGTGGTGGACCCCCGAGTGGCGTCGGCCGCCGCAAAGTCGGCTCTGG AGGAATTTTCCCGCATGAAGGAGGAGGTTCCTGCGGCGCTCGTGGAGGCTCACGTTCGCCGTGTGGAGGAGGCGGCGAGAGTCAGCGGGCGCCAGGACCCCCTGTACGGCCTGGAGGGCAGCGGCATCGCAGGCACCGGCCTGGAGGAGGGCGAGAGGCCCG ATGAAAGCAGTGATGAAAGTAAGAGTGACAGCCAGTCGACGGAGGACAAGAGAGAGACCAAG GACAGTAAAGAGGGAGCAgtcgaggaagaggagaagcagacagagaacgggaagaaggaggaagaacGAGGAAGAGAAgccgaaggagagagagaggcggacaAAACAGAGTCGGAGATGG GTGACGCGGAAAAAGAGAAGGATGGAAAGGAGGGGGcagaagaaggacagagagacggagacagcgagggagagaggaaagCGAAGGTGGAGCGTGATGTGGGCGAGGGGAACCtggccaccgccgccgcctccgctctggcggctgctgctgtcaaAGCCAAG CATCTGGCCGCTGTCGAGGAGAGGAAGATCAAATCTCTGGTGGCTCTGCTGGTGGAGACCCAAATGAAGAAGCTTGAGATTAAACTGCGACACTTTGAGGAACTGGAAACCATCAtggacagagagcgagaggct CTGGAATaccagcggcagcagctgctggccgaCCGCCAGTCGTTCCACATGGAGCAGCTGAAGTACGCCGAGATGCGCGCCCGCCAGCAGCACTTCCAGCAGatccagcaccagcagcacagcCAGGCCGGGGGGGGTCCCCACTCCAACCCGGCGGCGTCGGGCCCGCCCGCCCAGGCGGCGGCCGCCAGTCAGCAGGCTCCCAGCACGCCGGCGCCGCAGCCGGCCCCGAGCCCCGCGCCGCCGGCCTCCTCGGCCCTGGCGCCGGAGACCCAGCCGCCCGCCGGCGCTCACAGCTCGCCCCCCTGCCCCGCCGGCCAGGCCCCCGCCACTCACTCCAGCTCCAGCGCCACGCCCGCACTTCACG AGCCCAACGCCCCGTTGCCCGGGGAAACGCTCCACCCCTCCGCTCCggtccctcctccacagtga